Proteins co-encoded in one Saccharomyces mikatae IFO 1815 strain IFO1815 genome assembly, chromosome: 14 genomic window:
- the MRPL50 gene encoding mitochondrial 54S ribosomal protein bL9m MRPL50 (similar to Saccharomyces cerevisiae MRPL50 (YNR022C); ancestral locus Anc_6.321) — protein sequence MFRSTQVCLSALTKRTHRVKIQLLRDFPRFQLYKGQVTNVKPSLMRNYLHNHNGAKYILNEVHDVNMELLKLYQVRELKLEEERQLLSKHKKMEAQRKMELQRQSVLEQDKQEKPKIEKKGLLDSGITIEEVKIPGLDI from the coding sequence ATGTTCCGTTCCACCCAAGTATGCTTGAGTGCCTTGACGAAGAGGACCCACAGGGTGAAGATCCAATTACTGAGGGATTTCCCGCGATTTCAGTTATATAAAGGGCAAGTTACCAATGTCAAACCATCTTTAATGAGAAACTATTTACATAATCACAATGGTGCAAAGTATATACTCAACGAAGTGCACGATGTAAATATGGAGCTGTTAAAATTGTACCAGGTGCGTGAGCTAAAATTAGAGGAAGAGCGTCAATTACTCTCCAAGcacaaaaaaatggaagctCAAAGAAAGATGGAGTTGCAACGACAATCTGTTCTTGAACAAGACAAACAAGAGAAGcctaaaattgaaaagaaaggtttACTGGATTCTGGGATTACTATTGAGGAAGTCAAGATTCCCGGTCTTGACATTTAA
- the CPR8 gene encoding peptidylprolyl isomerase family protein CPR8 (similar to Saccharomyces cerevisiae CPR4 (YCR069W) and CPR8 (YNR028W); ancestral locus Anc_6.336): protein MKSFFVHIYVALMFACATALPLPIENRRASSDSLDLKKKYAPNPPATHNVDLELMFTDPENSKVMRHHITIDLYGTMVPKTVTNFCRYVDSIENRITSGPIDSSERDFDKILPNGSIECDPVLPSSTEETGGLISVFEENHDLPHDRPGRVSMIGDDTGFKFIIETSGTPPEGESIVFGQVTSGLKDLIDKLANVQTNENGTPEQPITIDYISSNENKFLDPKRVHEQYLERLHDYQSGSLEKGVTLKNYLYSDNQRKVDDVKYNQLHHPLPRVMLGISVLLLFYVLAKYRKRIFSRSSSKIISIRED from the coding sequence ATGAAGAGCTTTTTCGTTCATATCTATGTGGCGCTCATGTTTGCTTGCGCAACAGCTTTGCCATTACCTATAGAAAACAGAAGAGCTTCTTCAGACTCGTtggatttgaagaagaaatatgCACCAAACCCTCCTGCTACGCATAACGTGGATCTTGAACTTATGTTCACGGATCCAGAAAATTCCAAGGTCATGAGACACCACATAACTATAGATTTATATGGAACCATGGTACCCAAGACAGTAACTAATTTCTGTCGGTATGTTGATAGCATAGAGAATCGCATTACCTCTGGCCCTATTGATTCATCGGAACGTGATTTTGACAAAATCCTACCGAATGGGTCTATAGAATGTGATCCTGTTCTTCCCTCTTCTACCGAAGAAACGGGGGGTTTGATTTCTGTCTTTGAAGAGAATCATGACCTGCCTCATGATAGACCGGGCAGGGTTTCCATGATCGGAGATGATACTGGTTTCAAGTTTATAATCGAGACCAGCGGCACGCCTCCAGAAGGCGAAAGTATTGTGTTTGGACAAGTAACCTCTGGACTAAAGGATTTGATAGACAAGCTAGCCAACGTGCAAACGAACGAAAATGGCACGCCAGAGCAACCAATAACGATAGACTACATATCATCCAATGAAAACAAGTTTTTAGACCCAAAAAGGGTCCATGAACAGTATTTAGAGAGACTTCATGACTATCAAAGTGGCTCTTTGGAGAAAGGTGTcactttgaagaattatcTTTACTCGGATAACCAAAGGAAAGTAGACGATGTAAAATATAATCAACTTCACCATCCTTTGCCCAGAGTTATGCTTGGTATCTCGGTTCTATTGCTTTTTTACGTTTTGGCCAAGTACAGGAAGAGGATATTCAGTAGATCGTCATCCAAAATAATATCTATAAGGGAGGATTGA
- the SMKI14G3380 gene encoding uncharacterized protein (similar to Saccharomyces cerevisiae YNR021W; ancestral locus Anc_6.320): MSSSLFGPLLGFLERVNSLNAPYQALSYDEQKAMTIWQRVKFYNWTFELCALGVLFLVYAFYKIGNSVNLKRGNQIFQSLHSFLANDLKFSRVGFNINGSKIFTVEHQNTWFSSFATGRSAIKSINLNLHLVARSNPFSMCLEYLLGFFFASLKSKQLEEFIEIVIKPNGVSVASESAHANKNAQEILGKFKFVTSIVNKEFMNQARTENYFLSIAHTSENDKLPNNFVYMSDVNQLSGFMFHYSKPFEILSQAGNLLKFISFTDLPVDPPRDDKEWENSIEPKAIIRCAVPQNENELKLLNQIIALVVEIYDGCTQDLVQKSPNLFITNDILKKTTNLRQQELNKIRKFMKESELELAKEKKLELEKAKRRQLKASGQQEKVDQKMKEKRERRLRNKQRTRIQ, translated from the coding sequence ATGTCTAGTTCATTATTTGGTCCTCTCTTGGGCTTTTTGGAACGTGTCAATTCTCTCAATGCACCCTACCAAGCATTATCATATGATGAACAGAAGGCAATGACCATTTGGCAAAGGGtcaaattctataattggACTTTTGAATTATGTGCTTTAGGTGTGTTGTTTCTGGTGTATGCATTTTACAAAATTGGTAACTCCGTTAATTTGAAACGCGGAAACCAGATCTttcaatccttgcattcATTTCTGGCCAACGACTTAAAGTTCTCCCGTGTAGGCTTCAATATCAACGGCTCCAAAATTTTCACCGTGGAGCACCAAAACACatggttttcttcttttgctaCGGGTAGATCTGCTATTAAAAGTATCAATTTGAACCTTCATTTGGTGGCTCGTAGCAACCCTTTTTCTATGTGCCTAGAATATCTGcttggatttttttttgccagCTTGAAAAGTAAGCAACTGGAAGAATTCATTGAAATTGTGATCAAACCAAATGGTGTTTCTGTGGCCAGTGAATCTGCTCATGCTAACAAGAATGCTCAGGAAATTCTGGGCAAGTTCAAATTCGTTACTTCTATTGTTAACAAAGAGTTCATGAATCAAGCAAGAACAGAGAATTATTTCCTGTCCATTGCACATACAAGTGAAAATGACAAATTGCCAAACAATTTTGTCTACATGTCCGACGTCAACCAATTATCTGGATTCATGTTCCATTACTCCAAACCCTTTGAGATTTTATCTCAAGCTGGTaatcttttgaagtttatTAGTTTCACTGATTTGCCTGTCGATCCTCCACGTGATGATAAAGAATGGGAAAATTCAATTGAGCCAAAAGCTATCATTCGTTGTGCTGTTCCTCAAAACGAGAATGAATTGAAGTTGTTGAACCAAATCATTGCCCTAGTTGTAGAAATATACGATGGGTGCACTCAAGATTTGGTTCAAAAGTCACCAAACTTGTTCATCACCAATGATATCCTGAAGAAGACTACCAACTTGCGTCAACAAGAATTGAACAAGATCAGAAAATTCATGAAAGAAAGCGAATTGGAATTGgcaaaggagaaaaaactGGAGTTGGAAAAGGCCAAGAGACGTCAATTGAAGGCCTCTGGTCAGCAAGAAAAAGTGgatcaaaaaatgaaagaaaaaagagagagaCGTCTCAGAAACAAAcaaagaacaagaattcAATAA
- the SNF12 gene encoding Snf12p (similar to Saccharomyces cerevisiae RSC6 (YCR052W) and SNF12 (YNR023W); ancestral locus Anc_6.322), which yields MSKVIKPSSGKGSRKSSKGPTPDTKNFINSKKKDPINKDKPNNASQNTPAVPHSHPSDTVIPDRLIKLIPELYSFQQLMDSEKRLDHFIYLRNLHMKRMLAQWDNSKASQEFFYPHLESPNVKYLRIFISNVSESQPWQRDTNNESTPMALENATWTMRIEGRLLDGIQANDPAREKFSSFIESIVVDFKNRENDDEPSIKVDDVPAEENITEIPSEKNLNLSLPLQFSLPNDNSSTTSNIVQNNVMMAEQTVKKDMVSTTPKLEPVKWQYDPNNPVDFDGLDIKRTGSENVECTISILRKSSPEEPFMTYSPELASVIGLKRGTLHDAIFSIYKYIHLNGLLNNDESTFANLMSNRNNYNTNTSTNNVLDATHNQMSTVRLDLQLSTLLPEGLKKSSPSTMKLTDLMALINTHLLPLEPIVIDYTVRVDKASTYGELVIDIEVPDLNAIKLNNLRRESQTGTAELNEITKDFEQIKAKIASQDKEIISTLSDLHESNKRYRFFKKISEDPVKTLKECIESTSNALKVLSGDEGYNEDMVRRASFYKENEAMLRENIEVILSNGRM from the coding sequence ATGTCTAAGGTAATCAAACCTAGCAGTGGGAAGGGTTCTAGAAAGAGTTCGAAAGGGCCTACACCGGATactaaaaatttcattaattcgaagaaaaaggatccgataaataaagataaaCCCAATAATGCATCTCAAAACACACCAGCAGTTCCACATTCACACCCATCAGATACGGTTATTCCAGATCGTCTGATCAAATTAATTCCGGAGTTGTATTCATTTCAACAACTGATGGATTCTGAGAAAAGATTAGACCATTTTATTTACCTACGAAACCTACATATGAAGCGCATGTTAGCGCAATGGGATAACTCGAAGGCTTCTCAAGAGTTCTTCTATCCTCATTTGGAGTCTCCAAATGTGAAGTATCTTCGGATCTTCATTTCAAATGTCAGCGAAAGCCAACCTTGGCAACGGGACACGAATAATGAGTCTACGCCTATGGCGTTGGAGAATGCTACTTGGACGATGAGAATCGAAGGTCGATTACTGGACGGTATACAAGCCAATGATCCAGCAAGAGAGAAGTTTAGCTCCTTCATAGAATCCATAGTGGTGGACTTCAAAAATAGAGAGAACGACGACGAACCATCTATTAAGGTTGATGATGTTCCAGccgaagaaaatatcaccGAAATACCTAGTGAGAAGAACTTGAATTTAAGTTTGCCTTTACAATTTTCTCTGCCGAATGATAACAGCTCTACCACTAGTAACATTGTCCAAAATAACGTCATGATGGCAGAGCAGACTGTTAAAAAAGACATGGTTTCTACAACACCAAAGTTAGAGCCAGTAAAATGGCAGTATGACCCAAATAATCCGGTAGATTTTGATGGACTTGATATTAAGAGGACAGGTTCTGAAAATGTAGAATGTACTATAAGCATACTGCGAAAGTCATCCCCGGAAGAGCCGTTTATGACTTATTCTCCAGAGCTAGCCAGTGTAATAGGATTGAAGAGGGGAACATTACATGATGCTATATTCtcaatatataaatacatTCATCTAAATGGGTTACTTAACAATGATGAGTCTACTTTCGCAAACTTGATGAGTAATAGGAACAACTACAATACCAATACTAGTACCAATAATGTGCTCGATGCAACACACAATCAAATGTCTACTGTAAGGTTAGACTTACAGCTCTCGACCTTATTGCCTGAAGGTCTTAAGAAGTCTTCACCATCTACTATGAAACTGACAGATTTAATGGCTCTAATTAATACACATTTACTCCCACTAGAACCAATTGTAATTGACTACACAGTACGCGTTGATAAAGCTTCCACATATGGTGAGTTAgttattgatattgaagtGCCCGATCTCAATGCCATAAAATTGAATAACCTACGGAGAGAAAGCCAAACTGGAACCGCTGAGTTGAATGAAATCACTAAGGATTTTGAACAAATCAAAGCTAAGATAGCATCGCAAGACAAAGAGATAATTTCTACTCTGTCAGATTTACACGAAAGTAACAAACGATATCgtttcttcaagaaaatcaGTGAGGACCCAGTTAAGACATTAAAAGAATGTATTGAGTCTACTTCGAATGCTTTGAAAGTCTTATCCGGCGATGAAGGCTATAATGAAGATATGGTAAGGCGAGCTAGCTTTTACAAGGAAAATGAGGCAATGTTACGCGAAAACATAGAAGTcattttatcaaatggACGAATGTAG
- the MPP6 gene encoding Mpp6p (similar to Saccharomyces cerevisiae MPP6 (YNR024W); ancestral locus Anc_6.326) has product MSANNGVTGKLSSRVMNMKFMKFGRTDDDESSNSNTPSNTNSDVESTEQKRKLFGRDNSEWDLNNYNDDVKQILGKEKKKVKKVIYKKRHHLIVSNVGYSELRKSDGVISGRKTFGDDTGDTNSKKRKLEENEQDEEERSDVTGNQDKGEDEYDLDKLFKNSNKKRKNTQNSKNKNKNKK; this is encoded by the coding sequence ATGAGTGCCAATAATGGTGTCACCGGAAAACTCTCTAGTAGGGTTATGAATATGAAGTTTATGAAATTCGGTAGAACAGATGACGACGAAAGTTCCAACTCCAACACACCCTCTAATACCAATTCAGACGTAGAATCCACAGagcaaaaaaggaaattgtTTGGACGAGATAACTCAGAATGGGACCTCAATAACTATAATGACGATGTGAAACAAATCTTAGGcaaggagaagaaaaaagtgaaaaaagtaatatataagaagCGACACCATCTTATAGTTTCCAACGTCGGTTATAGTGAATTGCGAAAAAGTGATGGTGTAATAAGTGGAAGAAAGACTTTTGGTGACGATACTGGTGATACAAATTCTAAGAAGAGAAAGCTAGAGGAAAATGAACaagatgaggaagaaagaagtGATGTTACAGGAAACCAAGATAAAGGAGAGGATGAATATGACCTGGATAaactattcaaaaatagcaacaagaagagaaagaatacACAGAACAgtaagaataaaaataaaaataaaaaataa
- the BUD17 gene encoding putative pyridoxal kinase BUD17 (similar to Saccharomyces cerevisiae BUD17 (YNR027W); ancestral locus Anc_6.334), with protein sequence MTSTLHTTKKVLSIQSHVIHGYVGNKAATFPLQYRGWDVDVLNTVQFSNHPGYAHFTGFKFSTEELVDIVEKGLVGALGIKYDAVLSGYLPNVQALQKVAGIVGQLCEDDENVKWVLDPVLGDNGRLYVDEKCVAVYRNILQNFRIFLATPNQFEMELLVGMSIHTLDDAKRAFELFHEKYPRVARVVVTSLELSEFSNDNVYVVAGFDSSLSNEIFFYKIPKINATFSGSGDLISAMLTDSLLNDHGHTQQTLSTSLGQVLWLVTSILQRTYDLNVAGQDPHDSAIRIKDLKLIQCRDILKQDPVPTIGKPETIKL encoded by the coding sequence ATGACTAGTACATTACACACGACAAAGAAAGTGCTCTCCATTCAATCGCACGTTATACATGGTTACGTGGGGAATAAGGCCGCTACATTCCCACTTCAGTACAGAGGGTGGGACGTGGATGTACTGAACACAGTTCAATTTTCCAATCATCCAGGATACGCTCACTTCACGGGATTCAAGTTCAGCACCGAGGAGCTGGTGGACATCGTAGAAAAAGGGTTGGTCGGGGCCCTTGGCATCAAGTATGATGCCGTACTCAGTGGCTATTTGCCCAATGTACAAGCGCTTCAGAAAGTAGCAGGAATAGTAGGACAGTTGTGTGAGGACGATGAAAACGTAAAGTGGGTATTAGACCCTGTGCTGGGTGACAACGGCAGGCTGTACGTGGATGAAAAATGTGTTGCAGTGTACAGAAACATCCTACAAAACTTCAGAATTTTTCTGGCCACACCGAACCAGTTTGAAATGGAGTTACTTGTGGGAATGTCAATCCATACTTTAGACGATGCTAAGCGCGCGTTTGAGCTCTTCCATGAAAAGTACCCTCGAGTGGCTCGGGTAGTTGTCACTAGCTTAGAACTGTCTGAGTTCAGCAACGATAACGTGTACGTGGTAGCAGGGTTTGATTCCTCTCTCAGTAACGAGATATTCTTTTACAAAATTCCCAAGATCAACGCAACATTTAGTGGAAGTGGTGACCTAATCAGCGCTATGCTCACAGACTCATTACTAAACGATCACGGCCACACACAGCAAACATTAAGTACATCCTTGGGCCAAGTCTTGTGGCTCGTCACTAGTATCCTACAAAGGACGTACGATTTAAACGTAGCTGGTCAGGATCCGCATGACTCCGCTATAAGaatcaaagatttgaagCTGATCCAGTGCAGAGACATCTTGAAGCAAGATCCCGTACCCACGATAGGCAAGCCGGAAACCATTAAGTTGTAA
- the ALG12 gene encoding dolichyl-P-Man:Man(7)GlcNAc(2)-PP-dolichol alpha-1,6-mannosyltransferase (similar to Saccharomyces cerevisiae ALG12 (YNR030W); ancestral locus Anc_6.338) encodes MRWSVLDTVLLAVISFHLIQAPFTKVEESFNIQAIHDILTYSVFDISQYDHLKFPGVVPRTFIGAVVTAMLARPYLYFSSLIQDSRPTSIDVQLVVRAIVGLTNGLSFIYLKNCLQDMFDEITKKEKEKNDEEDICIYDSVGSWFLLFLIGSFHLMFYSTRTLPNFVMTLPLTNVALGWILLGRYNAAVFLSAFVAIVFRLEVSALSAGIALFSVIFKKITLFGAIKYGIFGLGLGSIISITVDSYFWREWCLPEVDGFLFNVVAGHASKWGIEPATAYFTHYLRMMFMPPTVLLLNYFGYKLAPTKLRIVTLASFFHIIVLSFQPHKEWRFIIYAIPSILLLGATGAAHLWENMRIKKITNVLFLTILPLSIVISFLISMGFLYISRMNYPGGEALTSFNDMIIDKNITNVTVHVSIPPCMTGVTLFGELDYDIYGVNYDKTENATVLQKMWPSFDFLITHEPTAAQLPFENMTTNRWELISTTKMFTGFDPTYITNFILQEKVNVLSLLKQIIFDKTPAVFLKELTTNSIVKNDVFFIYKRIGQNEEQL; translated from the coding sequence ATGCGTTGGTCTGTTCTCGATACAGTGTTATTGGCTGTGATTTCCTTTCATCTGATTCAGGCACCTTTTACCAAAGTCGAAGAAAGCTTTAATATTCAGGCTATCCATGACATTTTAACGTACAGTGTATTTGACATTTCTCAATATGATCACTTGAAGTTCCCGGGTGTGGTCCCTAGAACATTCATCGGTGCTGTCGTTACTGCCATGCTGGCCAGACCTTATCTTTACTTCAGTTCTTTAATTCAAGATTCTAGACCTACTTCTATCGATGTTCAATTGGTTGTTAGAGCTATTGTTGGCCTCACCAATGGGCTTTCATTCatttatttgaagaattgtttGCAAGATATGTTTGACGAGATCacgaaaaaggaaaaggaaaaaaatgatgaagaggatatatgtatatacgATAGCGTCGGTTCGTGgttccttttatttttaattgGCAGTTTCCATCTTATGTTTTACAGCACTAGAACTTTGCCCAACTTTGTCATGACTCTCCCTTTAACTAACGTTGCATTGGGGTGGATTTTATTGGGTCGTTATAATGCAGCTGTTTTTCTATCTGCATTCGTCGCAATCGTGTTCAGATTAGAAGTTTCAGCTTTAAGTGCTGGTATTGCCTTATTTAgtgttattttcaaaaagattaCATTATTCGGTGCTATTAAATACGGAATTTTTGGTTTAGGTCTTGGTTCCATCATAAGTATAACCGTTGATTCATACTTCTGGCGGGAGTGGTGTTTACCTGAAGTGGATGGCTTCTTGTTTAACGTTGTGGCCGGACACGCTTCCAAATGGGGAATTGAGCCAGCCACTGCTTATTTTACCCATTACTTGAGAATGATGTTTATGCCGCCAACAGTTCTATTGCTAAATTACTTCGGTTATAAATTAGCTCCTACGAAATTAAGGATTGTTACACTAGCATCTTTTTTCCACATTATCGTCTTATCCTTCCAACCTCATAAGGAATGGAGGTTTATCATCTATGCTATTCCCTCTATCTTGCTGTTAGGTGCCACAGGAGCCGCGCATCTTTGGGAAAATATgagaataaagaaaatcacTAATGTTCTATTTTTGACTATATTACCTTTGTCAATAGTGATCTCTTTTCTCATTTCAATGGGATTTCTGTATATTTCGAGAATGAATTATCCAGGTGGTGAGGCTTTAACTTCCTTTAATGATATGATCATAGACAAGAATATCACAAACGTTACTGTCCATGTTAGCATACCACCTTGTATGACGGGCGTTACTTTGTTTGGTGAGTTGGACTACGATATATACGGTGTCAATTATGATAAGACTGAAAATGCCACTGTCTTGCAGAAAATGTGGCCTTCctttgatttcttgattACCCATGAACCAACCGCTGCTCAATTACCATTCGAAAACATGACTACCAATCGTTGGGAACTCATTAGTACAACCAAAATGTTCACCGGATTTGATCCAACCTACATCACGAACTTcattcttcaagaaaaagttaatGTTCTCTCTCTGCTTAAGCAAATCATTTTCGACAAGACGCCTGccgttttcttgaaagaacTGACCACTAATTCAATTGTGAAGAACGATGtctttttcatatataaaagaatCGGACAAAACGAAGAACAACTTTGA
- the ZNG1 gene encoding GTP-dependent zinc transferase (similar to Saccharomyces cerevisiae YNR029C; ancestral locus Anc_6.337): MSALRNIKFNEEEDGELPVLVTGEEDNLQEILKNVSYDGGNIVSDAKVERVNKQVDNASTNVTDLRKRKRIPVSIITGYLGSGKSTLLEKIALKGADKKIAVILNEFGDSSEIEKAMTIKNGSSSYQEWLDLGNGCLCCSLKNIGVKAIEDMVERSPGKIDYILLETSGIADPAPIAKMFWQDEGLNSSVYIDGIITVLDCEHILKCLDDVSVDAHWHGDKVGLKGNLTIAHFQLAMADRIIMNKYDTIEHSPAMVKHLKERVREVNSIAPMFFTKYSDTPIDNLLDIHAYDSIRISDMLGSNTGDGTIHDHRMGTIMLTFRPLKSEEEYNEKFIKQFLQPLLWKNFGAMAVLEEGSQDDGRDWEVQRTKGLILIEGENPILRVIQGVRDTYDVFPGEYDGSNKECKIVLIGKYLERDSIEKLLHKTLR, from the coding sequence ATGTCTGCCTTAAGAAATATCAAGttcaatgaagaagaagatgggGAACTGCCTGTTCTCGTTACTGGTGAAGAGGATAATTtacaagaaattttgaaaaatgtttCATATGACGGTGGGAATATTGTCAGCGATGCTAAAGTAGAAAGAGTAAATAAGCAAGTGGACAATGCTTCTACGAATGTGACAGATTTGCGTAAGAGGAAGCGTATTCCAGTAAGCATTATTACTGGCTACCTAGGATCAGGGAAATCAACTTTACTGGAAAAAATTGCTCTAAAAGGCgcagataaaaaaattgcgGTGATTCTGAATGAATTTGGAGATTCGAGTGAAATTGAGAAAGCTATGACCATCAAAAATGGTTCGTCCAGTTATCAAGAATGGCTAGATTTAGGAAATGGGTGTTTGTGTtgttctttgaaaaatataggTGTTAAAGCTATTGAAGATATGGTGGAGCGCTCACCTGGAAAAATTGATTACATTCTTCTAGAGACCTCTGGTATCGCTGACCCTGCTCCAATTGCCAAGATGTTTTGGCAGGATGAAGGACTGAATAGTAGTGTGTACATTGACGGGATCATCACCGTTTTGGACTGTGAACATATACTTAAGTGTCTGGATGACGTTTCCGTGGATGCACACTGGCATGGTGATAAAGTTGGCCTGAAGGGGAACCTGACTATTGCGCACTTTCAATTAGCCATGGCTGATCGCATTATTATGAACAAATACGACACTATCGAACATTCACCCGCGATGGTCAaacatttgaaagaaagagtaCGGGaagtaaattctattgcACCAATGTTCTTCACGAAGTATAGCGACACTCCAATAGACAATTTGCTAGATATTCATGCCTATGACAGTATACGAATATCTGACATGTTAGGTAGCAATACGGGAGATGGGACAATCCACGATCATCGAATGGGCACAATAATGCTTACCTTTAGACCATTAAAGAGCGAAGAGGAGTATAACGAGAAGTTTATCAAACAGTTTTTGCAACCTTTGTTGTGGAAGAACTTTGGGGCCATGGCCGTACTAGAAGAGGGTTCCCAAGACGATGGACGGGATTGGGAAGTACAAAGAACCAAGGGCCTGATACTCATTGAAGGTGAAAATCCAATTCTTCGTGTAATTCAGGGCGTCCGTGATACATACGATGTGTTTCCAGGAGAATATGATGGATCCAATAAGGAGTGTAAAATTGTTCTAATTGGAAAGTACCTGGAAAGGGATTCTATAGAGAAACTATTACACAAAACATTGAGATAA
- the SEC12 gene encoding Sar family guanine nucleotide exchange factor SEC12 (similar to Saccharomyces cerevisiae SED4 (YCR067C) and SEC12 (YNR026C); ancestral locus Anc_6.333), which translates to MKFVTAGYNVGYPAYGAKFLNNNTLLVAGGGGEGNNGIPNKLTTLRVDPTKNSEKEQFCILSEFTLEDNDDSPTAIDASRGIVLLGCNENSTKIAQGKGNKHLRKFAYDELNGQLKFVTSVDFDRSTNADDYTKLVYISREGSVAAIASSKVPAIMRIIDPSDLTEKFEIETRGEVKDLHFSTDGKVVAYITGSSLEVISTVTGSCIARKTDFDTNWSLSKINFIADDTVMIAASLKKGKGIVLTKISIKSGNTSVLKFKQVTNKFKGITSMDVDVKGELAVLASNDNSIALVKLKDFSISKIFKQAHSFAITEVTISPDSTYVASVSAANTIHIIKLPFNYANYTSTKEKISKFFTNFILILLLSYILQFSYKHNLHSTLFNYAKGNFLMKRNTISSPYVIDEDLHQTTLFGNHGTKTSVSITDSLRLSDMHETDSVNVSKDLDIESSTIDREAIDLGITNATFRGEDNARV; encoded by the coding sequence ATGAAGTTTGTGACAGCTGGTTATAATGTCGGCTATCCTGCTTATGGAGCcaagtttttgaataataacacGTTGCTTGTGGCAGGTGGGGGAGGTGAAGGTAACAATGGGATACCAAACAAGTTGACAACCTTGCGCGTGGATCCCACTAAAAACAGTGAGAAGGAACAGTTTTGTATATTAAGCGAGTTCACATTGGAAGATAATGACGACTCTCCTACTGCAATTGATGCTTCTAGGGGTATTGTTTTGTTAGGTTGCAATGAGAATAGTACGAAGATTGCACAAGGTAAGGGTAATAAGCACTTGAGAAAATTTGCATATGATGAATTGAATGGCCAATTGAAGTTTGTCACTAGTGTGGACTTTGATAGATCTACGAACGCGGATGACTACACAAAGCTAGTCTATATATCACGGGAGGGTAGCGTGGCAGCCATTGCGTCATCTAAAGTGCCTGCTATAATGAGGATCATTGACCCAAGTGACTTAACTGAAAAGTTCGAGATTGAAACCAGGGGTGAGGTAAAAGATTTGCACTTTTCTACTGATGGTAAAGTTGTTGCTTATATTACCGGTTCTAGTTTGGAAGTTATATCGACAGTCACAGGGAGTTGCATTGCTAGGAAGACGGACTTTGATACAAATTGGAGTTTATCCAAGATAAACTTCATAGCAGATGATACAGTGATGATTGCGGcctctttaaaaaaaggtaaagGTATCGTGTTGACTAAGATAAGCATCAAATCAGGAAATACTTCAGTGTTGAAATTTAAACAAGTCACAAACAAGTTTAAAGGGATCACTTCTATGGATGTCGACGTGAAGGGTGAATTGGCGGTATTGGCAAGTAATGACAATTCCATAGCTCTTGTGAAACTAAAGGACTTTTCGATATCtaaaatattcaaacaGGCTCATAGTTTTGCCATTACTGAAGTCACGATATCCCCAGATTCTACATACGTGGCGAGTGTTTCTGCGGCCAATACTATTCATATAATAAAACTACCATTCAACTATGCCAATTACACTTCAACGAAGGAAAAAAtctccaaatttttcaccaaCTTCATCCTCATTTTATTGCTTTCCTACATTTTACAGTTTTCTTATAAGCACAATTTGCATTCCACTCTTTTTAACTATGCAAAGGgcaattttttgatgaagaggaatACTATCTCTTCGCCCTATGTAATTGATGAGGACTTACATCAGACAACCTTGTTTGGCAACCACGGTACTAAAACGTCTGTATCCATCACTGATTCCCTAAGACTAAGTGACATGCACGAGACAGATAGTGTGAATGTGTCCAAAGACCTGGATATTGAAAGCAGTACTATTGATAGGGAAGCGATTGACCTCGGCATTACAAATGCAACTTTTCGAGGGGAAGATAATGCCAGAGTTTGA